The Saprospiraceae bacterium genome includes a window with the following:
- a CDS encoding outer membrane beta-barrel protein, producing MNSFSKTIASLFMVAMMCFSQIAFGQGRLSFELRPGVNVPTEKLGDVSLNTGFGFEGTFAYRFMPHLAIYGGWSWNKFASDMKINDTALDFEETGYTYGLQFIHPIGDSKMNIILRAGGLYNHIEVEQGSEIISDTGHGFGWQVEGRLPILLGEKWSVIPSLRYRTLSRDLKIESVTNSVDLNYLLVGLGLSVKF from the coding sequence ATGAATTCTTTTAGTAAAACAATCGCATCATTATTTATGGTTGCTATGATGTGTTTTTCACAAATCGCTTTTGGTCAGGGCCGATTGAGTTTTGAGTTACGTCCCGGTGTAAATGTTCCTACCGAAAAACTGGGTGATGTCAGTCTCAATACCGGATTTGGCTTTGAAGGTACATTTGCATATAGATTTATGCCCCATCTTGCGATATATGGTGGATGGAGCTGGAACAAATTTGCATCCGATATGAAAATCAACGATACTGCTTTAGACTTTGAAGAAACAGGTTATACTTACGGACTTCAGTTCATCCACCCCATCGGAGATTCTAAAATGAATATCATACTCAGAGCCGGTGGATTGTACAATCACATAGAAGTCGAACAAGGCAGTGAAATCATTTCTGACACGGGTCATGGTTTTGGCTGGCAGGTAGAAGGTAGATTGCCGATACTACTTGGAGAAAAATGGTCAGTAATACCCAGTCTGCGATACAGAACCTTAAGCAGAGATCTTAAAATCGAATCTGTGACTAATTCTGTGGATTTGAATTATCTCTTAGTCGGATTGGGATTATCTGTTAAGTTTTAA
- a CDS encoding n-acetylglutamate synthase — MIDYHNKTFRPVSNTENGETSQETLFVYQQVGNILTSEYSGGKIRKGHLIGIVNEEGQINMRYHQINIHGELMTGICISIPEILPNGKIRLHENWEWTSGDKSKGQSIIEEQ, encoded by the coding sequence ATGATCGATTACCATAACAAAACATTCCGACCGGTAAGCAACACCGAAAATGGCGAAACTTCTCAAGAAACATTATTTGTTTATCAGCAAGTGGGAAATATTCTGACATCGGAATATTCCGGCGGCAAAATACGAAAAGGACATCTCATCGGAATCGTGAATGAAGAAGGTCAGATAAATATGAGATATCATCAGATAAACATTCATGGAGAACTTATGACCGGAATATGTATTTCAATCCCTGAAATATTGCCGAACGGAAAAATAAGACTGCACGAAAATTGGGAATGGACATCCGGAGATAAATCCAAGGGGCAATCTATTATTGAAGAACAATAA
- a CDS encoding Gmad2 immunoglobulin-like domain-containing protein, which yields MKFSFLLSFFLLFACNNKEQKSTTTEPETSLTIPDTLQVSKEAVPEVSSLKTYANQRFKDVTVERIGQDTFLVRGLGQIFEANFNWVVEDGHNELKKGFQMTDAGAPEWGKFEFPIHVQKQRSNSTLMLILFESSPKDGSRQHQLLITLPEE from the coding sequence ATGAAATTTTCATTTTTACTATCATTCTTCCTCTTATTTGCATGCAACAATAAAGAACAAAAATCAACAACTACAGAGCCGGAGACATCATTGACTATCCCGGACACACTTCAGGTATCAAAAGAAGCAGTGCCGGAAGTTTCATCTCTCAAAACATACGCTAATCAGCGATTTAAGGATGTAACCGTGGAAAGAATCGGTCAGGACACATTTTTGGTACGTGGGCTGGGTCAGATCTTTGAAGCAAATTTTAATTGGGTCGTAGAAGATGGACATAATGAGCTAAAAAAAGGTTTTCAGATGACGGATGCCGGAGCACCTGAATGGGGCAAATTTGAATTCCCGATTCATGTTCAAAAACAACGCAGCAATTCCACATTAATGCTCATTTTATTTGAATCCAGCCCCAAGGATGGGAGTCGTCAGCATCAGTTATTAATAACACTTCCTGAAGAATAG
- a CDS encoding DUF1801 domain-containing protein, translating into MATNKTTYTTVDVTDFINSYVDSDQKKADSFRLIELMSEWSGFEPIMWGPTIIGFGNYHYKYASGHEGNAPIIGFSPRKAAFSLYVFSPTEESEKIIGNLGKFKMSKACIYVKKLSDIDIPTLQKLCTESMEYVNEHHQCGCRE; encoded by the coding sequence ATGGCAACAAACAAGACAACCTACACAACAGTCGATGTCACTGATTTTATCAACTCATATGTGGACAGTGACCAAAAGAAAGCGGACAGTTTTCGTCTGATTGAGTTAATGAGTGAATGGTCAGGATTTGAACCCATCATGTGGGGACCTACTATCATTGGATTCGGAAATTATCATTACAAATACGCAAGCGGACACGAAGGCAATGCACCTATTATTGGTTTTTCTCCCCGTAAAGCAGCTTTTTCATTATACGTTTTTTCTCCGACAGAAGAAAGTGAAAAAATTATAGGAAACCTGGGGAAATTTAAAATGAGCAAAGCGTGTATTTATGTAAAAAAACTTTCGGACATCGATATTCCAACTTTACAGAAACTCTGCACAGAATCAATGGAATACGTCAATGAGCATCACCAATGTGGCTGCAGAGAATAG
- a CDS encoding DHCW motif cupin fold protein produces the protein MTNIPFQTIDWTSIEKIEYEGENGVAIWKTIQFEGLRIRMVEYSANYLADHWCQKGHIVHCLEGEFVSELKTGEKFKMAKGDTFVVSDELSSHRSFSEHGVKLFIIDGDFLKNNP, from the coding sequence ATGACCAACATACCCTTTCAAACCATAGACTGGACGTCCATTGAAAAAATTGAATATGAAGGAGAAAATGGAGTAGCCATCTGGAAAACAATTCAATTTGAAGGACTAAGGATACGGATGGTAGAATATTCAGCAAATTACCTGGCAGACCATTGGTGTCAGAAAGGACACATCGTCCATTGTCTCGAAGGAGAATTTGTCAGCGAATTAAAAACCGGGGAGAAATTTAAAATGGCAAAAGGGGATACGTTTGTGGTTTCAGACGAGCTTAGTTCGCATCGCTCGTTTTCTGAACATGGCGTTAAACTTTTTATCATAGATGGAGATTTTTTGAAAAACAATCCGTGA
- a CDS encoding Fic family protein, which yields MKIYIHDKENWTDFTWDNKKVMIKLGEARNQQGRLLGKMESLGFDLQNEAVLNTLTLDVIKSSEIEGEYLDVEQVRSSIASKLGIDIAGAVDSERHVDGIVEMMLDATQRYDLPLTKDRLFGWHAALFPSGWSNLYKITVADWRKDTTGPMQVVSGPLGNEKVHFQAPGSDRIETEIKKFLDWFENEHETDLVLKAAIAHLWFVTIHPFDDGNGRIARAITDMTLARSDNSTRRFYSMSAQIRVERKLYYEKLEKTQKGNSDITEWILWFLQCLINAIDSTDWTLSKILHKAKFWKIHSTTIFNDRQQKIINRLLDGFDGKLTTSKWGKINNCSQDTALRDIQDLIKKDILQKESSGGRSTNYELKEMPGANN from the coding sequence ATGAAGATTTACATACACGATAAAGAGAACTGGACTGACTTCACTTGGGACAATAAGAAAGTGATGATAAAACTTGGTGAAGCCAGAAATCAACAGGGCAGACTTCTTGGGAAAATGGAATCGTTAGGCTTTGATTTGCAAAATGAAGCGGTTTTGAACACGCTTACCTTAGATGTTATAAAGTCATCTGAAATTGAAGGTGAATATTTGGATGTAGAACAAGTACGTTCTTCAATTGCTAGTAAACTTGGAATCGATATAGCCGGAGCGGTAGATTCGGAACGCCATGTTGACGGAATAGTTGAAATGATGCTTGACGCAACACAAAGGTATGATTTGCCTTTGACTAAAGACAGATTGTTTGGTTGGCATGCAGCGTTGTTCCCGTCAGGTTGGAGTAATCTTTATAAAATTACTGTTGCAGACTGGAGAAAAGACACAACTGGTCCAATGCAAGTTGTATCGGGACCTTTGGGAAATGAAAAAGTTCACTTTCAAGCACCAGGTTCGGACAGGATAGAAACAGAAATAAAAAAATTCTTAGACTGGTTTGAAAACGAGCATGAAACAGATTTGGTTCTTAAAGCGGCTATTGCTCATTTATGGTTCGTGACCATTCATCCATTTGACGATGGAAACGGACGAATTGCAAGAGCAATTACAGATATGACATTGGCACGTTCTGATAATAGTACCAGACGGTTTTACAGTATGTCTGCACAAATTAGAGTTGAAAGAAAACTGTATTATGAAAAACTTGAAAAAACACAAAAAGGAAATTCAGATATAACAGAATGGATTTTATGGTTTTTGCAATGTTTAATCAATGCTATTGACTCCACAGATTGGACTTTATCGAAAATACTTCATAAAGCAAAATTTTGGAAAATACATTCCACCACAATTTTTAATGATAGGCAACAAAAAATAATAAACAGACTACTTGATGGATTTGACGGAAAGTTAACAACCTCGAAATGGGGAAAAATTAACAATTGTTCACAAGATACAGCTCTTCGGGATATTCAGGATTTAATAAAGAAGGATATCTTACAAAAAGAATCAAGCGGTGGACGAAGCACAAATTATGAACTTAAAGAAATGCCAGGCGCTAACAATTAA